Proteins encoded by one window of Halomonas chromatireducens:
- a CDS encoding putative bifunctional diguanylate cyclase/phosphodiesterase, translating to MTLALLLVAALAAGFSVAVVQIQSAIAAYIGGQSAWSRAQLAAVYNLDTYAETGHPDALQRSRDWLAVPLGGLDARRALDATPVDLPAARDGMLRGLNHPDDIGRMISLYRLFAEYPLFHEAVHIWRESDTYLLELVSLTDQLADEWQSGAPSMAEISRLRTRLQEVNRGLTPLTEDFRRAMTDASREMRRILSLLSVAFLLVMCLIAGLLGWHLSRVITAAEHKFRVTFEQAAVGMAQVDDKGYLIDVNQALCGILHYPKEALLGMRYRDLVYPEDWDIGRQQRADMLAGTINSYTLEQRFLCRAGDTVWVKLTASRMLDDTRRAPLYVVIIEDVSESRRLSVELDYQATHDVLTGLPNRRSFERSLAEALRQARTEDSTHALCLVDLDQFKIVNDTSGHVAGDQLLRQTADLLHSHLREGDLLARLGGDEFAVILENCDVEKACQVTEKLRAIVSDTPFSWEGTLYTPGCSIGVVPITASSSDTGSLLRTADIACYLAKEQGRNRVHLLQENDRQLAEQRGEMEWLGRIRSALAEQRIFLDAQRLVCLARPDSLRYEVLVRLIDENGAVIPPGDFLPAAERFGAAHQIDRWVIEHVCQQLAAHPQHLARLEVCHINLSGRSFDHADFHDFVVETLDHYALPPSKLCFEITETAAVRNLHDVTTFMEKLSKRGCTFALDDFGAGLSSFGYLRCLPVDCLKIDGLFVRDIANDETDLAMVRAINQIGQTLNKIIVAEFVETDEALELLREMGVHYAQGYGVHRPCRFKALLAETS from the coding sequence TTGACCCTCGCACTGTTGCTTGTGGCAGCGCTGGCTGCCGGCTTCAGTGTCGCCGTGGTCCAAATCCAGTCGGCCATAGCCGCATACATTGGTGGTCAAAGCGCCTGGTCCAGAGCGCAACTGGCTGCCGTCTATAACCTCGACACCTACGCGGAAACTGGGCATCCCGATGCGCTGCAGCGCTCCCGGGACTGGCTTGCCGTTCCTCTGGGGGGGCTCGACGCACGTCGCGCCCTGGATGCCACGCCGGTGGATCTCCCTGCCGCAAGGGATGGTATGCTGCGGGGGCTGAATCACCCCGATGATATCGGCCGCATGATCTCGCTGTACCGACTCTTCGCCGAGTACCCCCTTTTCCATGAGGCGGTGCATATCTGGCGGGAAAGCGACACGTACCTTCTCGAGCTTGTCTCCCTCACAGACCAACTGGCGGATGAATGGCAGTCTGGCGCCCCCTCGATGGCGGAAATTTCGCGACTGCGGACACGCCTGCAGGAAGTCAATCGCGGCCTGACTCCCCTCACTGAGGACTTCCGCCGCGCAATGACCGATGCGTCCCGCGAAATGAGGCGGATACTATCCCTCTTGAGCGTCGCATTTCTGCTGGTGATGTGCTTGATCGCCGGCCTGTTGGGATGGCACCTGAGCCGTGTCATCACGGCCGCTGAACACAAGTTCCGGGTCACCTTCGAGCAGGCTGCGGTGGGCATGGCCCAGGTAGATGACAAAGGCTACCTGATCGATGTCAACCAGGCCCTGTGCGGAATTCTGCACTATCCCAAAGAGGCACTCCTGGGCATGCGCTACCGGGATCTCGTCTATCCCGAGGATTGGGATATCGGTCGTCAGCAAAGAGCCGATATGCTCGCAGGAACCATCAACAGCTACACCCTCGAGCAGCGTTTCCTCTGTCGCGCGGGAGACACAGTGTGGGTCAAGCTGACCGCCTCCCGAATGCTCGACGATACTCGCCGCGCTCCTCTTTACGTGGTGATCATCGAGGACGTCTCAGAGTCCCGTCGCCTCTCTGTCGAGCTCGACTATCAAGCGACCCACGACGTTCTCACCGGCCTGCCAAACCGGCGCAGTTTCGAACGCAGCCTTGCCGAAGCGCTGAGGCAAGCACGCACCGAGGACTCGACTCACGCGCTTTGTTTAGTCGACCTCGATCAATTCAAGATCGTCAACGACACTTCGGGGCACGTGGCCGGAGACCAGCTGCTGCGCCAGACCGCCGACCTGCTCCATAGCCACCTGCGAGAAGGAGACCTGCTCGCCCGGCTCGGTGGGGATGAATTTGCCGTCATTCTCGAGAACTGCGATGTCGAGAAAGCCTGTCAGGTCACCGAGAAACTTCGCGCCATCGTGAGCGATACCCCCTTCTCCTGGGAAGGGACTCTCTACACGCCCGGCTGTAGTATCGGTGTGGTCCCGATCACCGCCTCCAGCAGCGATACCGGCAGCCTGCTACGTACGGCTGACATCGCCTGCTATCTGGCCAAGGAGCAGGGACGCAACCGCGTGCATTTGCTGCAGGAGAACGATCGTCAACTGGCAGAGCAGCGTGGAGAGATGGAGTGGCTTGGTCGTATCCGCAGCGCCCTGGCCGAGCAGCGCATCTTCCTCGACGCACAGCGCCTGGTGTGTCTGGCTCGCCCCGACAGCCTGCGCTATGAAGTCCTGGTCAGGCTGATCGACGAAAACGGCGCGGTCATACCGCCCGGGGATTTCCTGCCGGCAGCAGAACGCTTCGGAGCGGCGCACCAGATCGACCGCTGGGTCATCGAGCATGTCTGCCAACAGCTGGCGGCCCACCCACAACACCTGGCCCGCCTCGAGGTCTGCCATATCAACCTTTCCGGGCGCTCTTTCGATCACGCCGATTTCCACGACTTCGTGGTGGAGACCCTGGATCACTATGCACTGCCGCCAAGCAAGCTCTGCTTCGAGATCACCGAGACAGCCGCGGTGAGGAATCTGCACGATGTCACGACTTTCATGGAAAAGCTGAGCAAGCGCGGATGCACCTTTGCACTGGATGATTTCGGAGCCGGCCTCTCTTCCTTCGGCTACCTGAGATGCCTGCCGGTGGACTGTCTCAAGATCGATGGGCTCTTCGTGCGCGACATCGCCAACGACGAAACCGACCTGGCCATGGTGCGGGCCATCAATCAAATCGGCCAGACCCTGAACAAGATCATCGTCGCTGAATTCGTCGAGACCGACGAGGCCCTGGAGCTATTGCGCGAGATGGGAGTGCATTATGCACAGGGCTATGGCGTGCATCGGCCCTGCCGTTTCAAGGCGCTGCTAGCCGAAACGTCATGA
- a CDS encoding ATP-binding protein: MQSNDADRMSQLLCDLKQANPQLLQSEKLAAIGQLAAGVAHEINNPVGYVFSNLKTLAEYVRDLLCIIDATDQVGSLEELQALKQSLDYDYIRDDAKALIAESEEGIERVKSLITALKDFSHIEEDDFVFVDLHHGLDTTLHLANNELKYKAEVIKEYATLPHVECLPSQVKQVALNLLTNASQAIKNHGVITLRTGHEGERIWFEVSDTGCGIPPEHRDRLFEPFFTTKPIGEGTGLGLALSFSIVQKHGGQIEIDSEVGQGSTFRVWLPIKQPRRVEQEQGQR, from the coding sequence ATGCAGTCCAATGATGCAGACCGCATGAGCCAGTTGCTCTGCGACCTGAAGCAGGCCAACCCGCAGTTGCTGCAGTCCGAAAAACTGGCCGCCATCGGCCAGTTGGCTGCAGGAGTGGCACATGAGATCAATAACCCCGTCGGCTACGTGTTCTCCAACCTCAAGACTCTGGCCGAATACGTGCGTGATCTGCTGTGTATCATCGATGCAACTGACCAGGTCGGCTCCCTGGAAGAGCTCCAGGCCCTCAAGCAGAGCCTGGACTACGACTATATCCGCGACGATGCAAAAGCACTGATCGCCGAATCCGAGGAGGGTATCGAGCGCGTCAAGTCCCTGATTACCGCCTTGAAGGACTTCTCTCATATCGAGGAGGACGATTTCGTCTTTGTCGACCTGCATCACGGCCTCGACACCACACTGCACCTGGCGAACAACGAGCTCAAATACAAAGCCGAGGTCATCAAGGAGTATGCCACCCTGCCCCACGTCGAATGTTTGCCGTCCCAGGTCAAGCAGGTAGCGCTCAACCTACTGACCAATGCCTCACAGGCCATCAAAAACCACGGCGTTATCACCTTGCGTACCGGGCACGAAGGAGAGCGCATCTGGTTCGAGGTGTCAGACACCGGTTGCGGTATCCCTCCAGAGCATCGTGACAGACTCTTCGAGCCCTTCTTCACCACCAAGCCGATTGGCGAGGGCACCGGCCTGGGATTGGCCCTCTCCTTCAGCATCGTGCAAAAGCACGGCGGCCAGATAGAGATAGACAGTGAAGTCGGCCAGGGGAGCACGTTCCGTGTATGGCTTCCAATCAAGCAGCCCCGCAGAGTTGAACAGGAGCAGGGTCAACGATGA
- a CDS encoding HD domain-containing phosphohydrolase encodes MTVEADQPLPTPEPPLQPVATLLLVDDEPNVLSALKRVLRSENYLVLTANDGEAALAILEQEAVDVVISDCLMPGMDGAELLSQVQRMRPECVRILLTGQSDMNATVRAINEGHIYSYIAKPWDDHKLRLTLRQAVAHQLAEREQKRLEALTLQQNQELVELNATLEQRVEARTQELKQITDMLDAAYDELKHSYVMATRVFSSLITQRMPRHLHANAQVGDLIQAFADTHELEDSLRRDLLMAAALYNLGKLGWDDRMLTTPSERLFAEDRKAYRRYPETGESLLMSLEHLQGTARFIRHHREHWNGDGYPNRLKGEAIPYGARLLALAVDFIELQRGMILPRKVPRQQALDLLRKLSGRVYEPSLCQAFIALCVEQAPDLGQAGKTMLSLETRQLKPGMILGQDIHSATGILLLNEGKELTQHLIDKLCKLEEVEGGSYTLMVCKPGDSDPSESDGNDA; translated from the coding sequence ATGACTGTCGAAGCCGACCAGCCCCTTCCCACTCCTGAGCCGCCTCTGCAGCCTGTGGCAACGCTTCTGCTGGTGGACGATGAGCCCAACGTTCTCTCCGCCCTGAAACGCGTGCTGCGTTCTGAAAACTACCTTGTCCTGACTGCCAACGATGGCGAGGCGGCACTGGCGATTCTGGAGCAGGAAGCGGTCGACGTGGTGATTTCCGATTGCCTGATGCCGGGCATGGATGGTGCGGAGCTGTTGAGCCAGGTACAGCGAATGAGGCCGGAGTGCGTCCGTATACTGCTGACCGGACAAAGCGATATGAATGCCACGGTCCGAGCCATCAACGAAGGGCATATCTATAGCTATATCGCCAAACCCTGGGACGATCACAAGCTGCGCCTTACGCTTCGCCAAGCCGTAGCCCATCAACTGGCCGAGCGCGAACAGAAACGCCTTGAAGCCTTGACCCTGCAACAGAACCAGGAACTCGTTGAACTCAACGCCACGCTGGAGCAGCGTGTCGAGGCACGCACCCAGGAGCTCAAGCAGATTACCGATATGCTCGATGCGGCCTACGACGAACTGAAGCACAGCTATGTCATGGCCACTCGCGTCTTTTCGTCGCTTATCACGCAGCGCATGCCACGCCACCTGCATGCCAACGCCCAGGTCGGTGATCTGATCCAGGCATTCGCCGATACCCATGAGCTGGAAGACTCACTCCGCCGCGACCTGCTCATGGCGGCCGCCTTGTACAACCTTGGCAAGTTGGGGTGGGACGATCGCATGCTGACCACCCCTTCGGAGCGCCTCTTCGCCGAAGACCGCAAGGCCTATCGTCGCTATCCGGAAACCGGCGAAAGCCTGCTGATGTCGTTGGAGCACTTGCAGGGCACGGCCCGATTCATCCGGCATCACCGTGAGCACTGGAACGGCGACGGCTACCCCAACCGTCTGAAAGGCGAGGCGATCCCCTACGGAGCGCGACTTCTGGCACTGGCCGTCGACTTCATCGAGCTTCAGCGGGGAATGATCCTGCCTCGGAAAGTGCCACGACAGCAGGCCCTCGACCTGCTGCGCAAGCTGTCAGGACGTGTCTATGAACCCAGCCTGTGCCAGGCCTTCATCGCACTATGCGTCGAACAGGCACCGGATCTGGGCCAGGCTGGAAAGACCATGCTGTCGCTAGAGACACGCCAGCTCAAGCCCGGAATGATCCTTGGGCAGGATATCCACTCGGCAACCGGCATCCTGCTGCTCAATGAAGGTAAGGAGTTGACCCAGCACCTGATCGACAAGCTATGCAAGCTCGAAGAAGTCGAAGGTGGCAGCTACACGCTGATGGTCTGCAAGCCTGGGGACAGTGACCCCAGTGAGAGTGATGGGAACGATGCCTGA
- a CDS encoding EAL domain-containing protein — protein sequence MPDRSKQELREALRQRDQFFTLSLELFCRVDLDGRLLQVNAAFEQLFSYSEKQLVGHHYSKLVLEDDQPLIDAAIEQIKGGQRIHALEARARDAQGGIHWVEINAGLGTEAVIYVVARDITQRKRDMQRLHILERSIESSVNGVIISEADHPDLPIIYVNSAFESITGYSRQEVLGRNCRFLQGPDTDAVARTIIRRGIAEKRYTHTALCNYRKDGTLFWNDLHISPVLDESGEVSHFIGVQNDISTQRAYESRLEHNATHDSLTGLPNRALLEERLQQCYHHARHHVGSVALLYIDLDDFKSINDSLGHELGDQILVEVASRLVKQVRSNDTVARCGGDEFAILLVDPGDVPLIVERLLANVARPYWVEQSEMHLTASIGIALDSNGVTKPSHLIQQADQAKSQAKRQGRNTFQWYTEGLNKRVSGRVRLRNALQHAIDQQQFELHYQPQIQDTSGRILGFEALIRWHHPERGYILPAEFIGLAEDTGQIIPMSEWVLRTACRDNVRLNALGFEEYVMAVNVSPMQFQRANFVTGIVDTLKQTGLAAPLLELELTENILMESTTKAIEILQMLRRLGISIALDDFGTGFSSLSYLKYLPIDKIKIDRSFIREVISDHRDAAIVQGIISMANQLQLKVLAEGVETQAHYAYLSKKMCDIYQGYYFARPMPIDELITFLHENEAANQLQQQDQNDSASSQTLLLLDDEPNILRSLNRTLRREGYRILATTSPHEAFQLLATQEVHVIISDQRMPEMSGTEFLKRVKQLHPQAIQIVLSGYTDLKTVTAAINEGAIYKFLTKPWDDEELRLVVKQAFREAALLKVRM from the coding sequence ATGCCTGATCGCAGCAAGCAGGAGCTGCGCGAAGCCCTGCGGCAGCGCGACCAGTTCTTCACCCTCTCACTGGAACTGTTCTGCCGGGTCGATCTCGATGGGCGGTTACTGCAGGTCAATGCCGCCTTTGAACAGCTGTTCAGCTATTCGGAGAAACAGCTTGTCGGTCACCATTACAGCAAATTGGTATTGGAGGATGACCAACCCTTGATAGATGCCGCCATTGAGCAGATCAAGGGCGGTCAGCGCATCCACGCACTGGAAGCACGGGCTCGCGATGCCCAGGGAGGCATCCACTGGGTAGAGATCAACGCCGGCCTGGGAACGGAAGCGGTCATCTATGTGGTGGCAAGAGACATCACGCAGCGCAAGCGTGACATGCAGCGGCTTCACATTCTGGAGCGCAGCATCGAATCAAGCGTCAATGGGGTCATCATCTCCGAAGCCGATCATCCTGACCTGCCTATCATCTATGTCAACTCCGCCTTCGAGAGCATCACCGGCTACTCTCGACAGGAAGTGCTGGGCCGAAACTGTCGCTTCCTGCAAGGACCCGACACCGACGCCGTGGCACGGACAATCATCAGGCGGGGTATTGCCGAAAAGCGCTATACCCACACTGCGCTTTGCAACTATCGCAAGGACGGCACGCTCTTCTGGAACGATCTTCATATCTCCCCGGTGCTCGACGAGAGCGGCGAGGTCAGTCACTTCATCGGTGTACAGAACGATATCTCTACCCAGCGTGCCTACGAATCGCGCCTGGAACACAATGCCACCCACGATTCCCTCACTGGGCTTCCCAACCGTGCGCTACTGGAGGAGCGACTGCAGCAGTGCTATCACCATGCGCGACACCATGTGGGAAGTGTCGCCCTCCTCTATATCGACCTGGACGACTTCAAGTCGATCAACGACAGCCTCGGCCACGAGCTGGGCGATCAGATACTGGTCGAAGTGGCCTCTCGCCTGGTCAAGCAGGTACGCAGCAACGATACCGTAGCCCGCTGCGGCGGCGATGAGTTCGCCATCCTGCTGGTCGACCCGGGTGATGTCCCCCTCATCGTCGAGCGGTTGCTGGCCAATGTCGCTAGGCCCTACTGGGTCGAACAGAGTGAGATGCACCTGACCGCCAGCATCGGCATCGCCCTGGATTCGAATGGCGTAACGAAACCCTCGCACCTGATTCAACAGGCGGATCAGGCCAAGTCACAGGCCAAGCGTCAGGGTCGCAATACGTTTCAGTGGTACACCGAGGGACTTAACAAGAGGGTGAGCGGGCGAGTCAGGCTGCGCAACGCCCTGCAGCATGCCATCGACCAGCAGCAGTTCGAGTTGCACTACCAGCCGCAAATCCAGGATACCAGCGGCAGAATCCTCGGCTTCGAGGCACTAATCCGATGGCATCATCCCGAGCGCGGCTACATCCTGCCGGCTGAGTTCATTGGACTGGCAGAAGATACCGGGCAGATCATTCCCATGAGTGAGTGGGTGTTACGTACCGCCTGCCGGGACAACGTTCGGCTCAATGCCTTGGGGTTCGAAGAGTACGTCATGGCGGTCAATGTGTCGCCCATGCAGTTCCAAAGGGCCAATTTCGTAACGGGCATAGTGGATACGCTGAAACAAACAGGACTCGCGGCCCCTCTGCTCGAGCTCGAACTCACCGAAAACATTCTGATGGAAAGCACCACGAAAGCCATCGAGATTCTACAGATGCTGCGCCGCCTGGGCATCAGTATCGCCCTCGACGACTTTGGCACCGGTTTCTCCAGTCTCAGCTATCTGAAATACCTGCCCATCGACAAGATCAAAATCGATCGCTCTTTCATACGGGAAGTCATAAGCGATCACCGCGACGCCGCCATTGTCCAGGGCATTATTTCCATGGCCAACCAGCTGCAGTTGAAGGTTCTTGCCGAAGGGGTGGAAACCCAGGCCCACTATGCCTACCTCAGCAAGAAAATGTGCGATATCTATCAGGGCTACTACTTTGCCCGCCCCATGCCCATCGATGAACTGATCACCTTTCTGCACGAAAACGAGGCCGCAAACCAGCTGCAGCAGCAAGACCAGAATGACAGTGCCAGTAGCCAGACCCTGCTGCTGCTCGACGATGAGCCCAATATCCTGCGCTCGCTGAACCGCACGCTTCGGCGTGAGGGCTACCGCATCCTCGCCACCACGAGTCCGCACGAGGCCTTCCAACTGCTGGCCACCCAGGAGGTGCATGTCATCATCAGCGATCAGCGCATGCCAGAGATGAGCGGCACGGAATTCCTCAAACGCGTCAAGCAGCTCCATCCCCAGGCCATCCAGATCGTGCTGTCGGGCTACACCGACCTCAAGACCGTGACCGCTGCCATCAATGAAGGTGCCATCTACAAGTTTCTCACCAAGCCATGGGACGACGAGGAGCTGCGGCTGGTGGTTAAGCAGGCCTTTCGCGAGGCAGCCCTGCTGAAGGTTCGTATGTAA
- the kynU gene encoding kynureninase: MIQLDRDDPLADYRDRFVLEEGLIYLNGNSLGALPREARNRAAEVVEQEWGQGLIRSWNRHDWVSLPTRVGDKVAGLIGAAPGEVVVADSTSVNLFKLAAAAIRMRPGRCKIVSEPGNFPTDLYMLQGLEGFLQGEVRLETAPREVLSSHIDEDTALVVLTHVHYKSGELFDMAAITARAHEVGALMLWDLSHSAGAVPVDLNGVGADFAVGCGYKYLNGGPGAPGYLFVARRHLNDIHQPLSGWFGHAEPFAMRDDYQPADSIKRGLCGTPGVLGTAVMEVGVELQASADMSKVRAKSRRLGELFIQLVEAHCEGMGFALASPRDAERRGSQVSFTHQHAYPIMQALIARNIIGDFRAPDILRFGFAPLYVRHVDIWDTVQALADIMATGEWDAPQYKQRSAVT; the protein is encoded by the coding sequence ATGATACAGCTCGATCGCGACGACCCCCTGGCCGACTATCGTGACCGCTTCGTACTGGAAGAGGGTCTGATCTATCTCAACGGCAACTCCCTTGGTGCCCTGCCCCGGGAGGCCCGGAACAGGGCGGCCGAGGTGGTGGAGCAGGAGTGGGGCCAGGGCTTGATTCGCAGCTGGAATCGCCACGACTGGGTGTCGTTGCCCACGCGAGTTGGCGACAAGGTGGCTGGGCTGATCGGTGCCGCGCCCGGTGAGGTCGTGGTGGCCGACTCCACCTCGGTCAATCTCTTCAAGTTGGCGGCGGCGGCGATCCGCATGCGCCCGGGACGATGCAAGATTGTATCCGAGCCGGGGAATTTTCCAACGGACCTGTACATGCTTCAGGGACTTGAAGGGTTCCTGCAGGGCGAGGTGCGGCTGGAAACGGCGCCCAGGGAGGTGCTGTCATCCCACATCGACGAGGACACCGCCCTGGTGGTGCTCACCCATGTGCACTACAAGTCCGGCGAGCTGTTCGACATGGCCGCCATCACCGCCCGGGCCCATGAGGTCGGCGCCCTGATGCTATGGGATCTCAGCCACAGCGCCGGGGCGGTGCCTGTGGATCTGAATGGCGTGGGAGCGGATTTTGCCGTGGGCTGTGGCTACAAGTACCTCAACGGTGGCCCGGGAGCGCCCGGCTACCTGTTCGTGGCGCGTCGTCACCTGAATGATATCCACCAGCCGCTCAGCGGATGGTTTGGACATGCAGAGCCCTTCGCCATGCGTGACGACTACCAGCCAGCCGATTCGATCAAGCGGGGCCTGTGCGGCACGCCTGGCGTTCTCGGCACGGCGGTGATGGAGGTGGGTGTCGAACTGCAGGCATCTGCCGACATGTCGAAGGTACGGGCCAAGTCCCGGCGCCTCGGTGAGCTGTTCATCCAGCTGGTCGAGGCCCACTGCGAGGGCATGGGCTTTGCACTGGCCTCTCCTCGCGACGCCGAGCGACGGGGCAGCCAGGTATCGTTCACCCATCAGCACGCCTACCCGATCATGCAGGCGTTGATCGCCCGCAATATCATCGGCGACTTCCGGGCTCCGGATATCCTGCGCTTCGGCTTCGCGCCGCTCTATGTCCGCCATGTGGATATCTGGGACACCGTTCAGGCCTTGGCGGACATCATGGCCACGGGCGAGTGGGATGCGCCACAGTACAAGCAGCGCAGCGCGGTGACCTGA